A single genomic interval of Helianthus annuus cultivar XRQ/B chromosome 13, HanXRQr2.0-SUNRISE, whole genome shotgun sequence harbors:
- the LOC110908973 gene encoding putative disease resistance RPP13-like protein 1 has protein sequence MAEAAAAALVKVIFEKLADEAFKKYARSQNIHSELKQLGSTLSQIQALLNDASHKEITDESVRLWLNSLQHLAYDIDDVLDEVATEAMHRELTPESEASTSMVRKLIPTCCTNFSLSHRLTPKLDSITTKLQHLEKQNPGLIVKGEKPKNNNRGNETSLLESDVIGREIEKEKLLNKLLQDEPSKENFSVLPIVGMGGVGKTTLARFLYNDTQVKGRFELHAWVCVSDDFDISKITKTIFQAVSNENNKEFADLNQLQVALKEKLKDKRFLLVLDDVWHENFNDWENLVLPFHSGARGSKVIMTSRKEQLLKMLGFDNLDHLETLSSEDALSLFALHALGVDNFDSHPTLRPKGERIVEKCGRLPLALKAIGRLLRAKTDEEKWDEVLNSKIWDSKSVGDLSADWKVIFPALMLSYHELSANLKRLFAYCSLFPKDFLFDKKELVLLWLAEGFLYKSNAANSPERLGYEYFEELLSRSFFQQSPNEEPLFVMHDLMNDLATFVAGEFFSRDDNRMATEDLARYRHMSFIRDEYVAYHKFEAFKRAKGLRTLLAVYVGVEQWWDTFYLSSKILVDLLPELPLLRVLSLSRFSISEVPNSIGSLKHLRYLNLSKTDIKELPDNVGNLYNLETLIVFGCKSLTQLPKSFLKLKKLRHFDMRDTPCLKKLPLGIGELKSLQTLTKIMIEEHGGFALTELKGLKDLHGEISIKGLNKVQSSMHAREAKLSLKGINKLKLKWNDGSGRETIEKEVLSELMPCSDKLKMLEVKYYKGTEFPNWVGDPSFHQLVHVLLRGCRKCTSLPLLGRLPSLKELLIQGMDDVKIISLELSRSTDVTFPSLEILRFEDMSSWKVWSTNSEVMFPRLRELRIIKCPNLSDVSLEALPSLRVLKIEGCGESVLRSLVKAASSTTKLEIGSILGLTDEVWRGVIVNFGAVEELCIQKCDEIRYLWESDAEASKVLVNLKELEVSRCKKLVSLGEKEEDEDNTGSDLLSSLKKLYIKFCESMERLCCPNSIESLVIQWCSSVRDVSFPRATTTGGGGGQNLKSLTIDIYSCGNLKSINQLSTSTHLTSLSIKECKNMELFSDLHQLSNLTSLYIQRCKSIESFSDLELSNLTRLGIAWCESIESFPNLQLPNLTDLAIVRCKNMKAFGDLQLPNLIRWRIDDCENLESFPDLQLSKLTMLKEMDIRSCPMIDASFPRGLWPPKLVTLTTGGLKKPISEWGNQNFTASLVELRLFHEPNVRNFSQLSHLFPSSLTSLSIWEFDNLESISTGLQHLTSLQHLSIRYCPKVNDLPETLLPSLLSLRIRECPKLKERCSGRGSHYWPLISHIPWIDITD, from the coding sequence ATGGCTGAAGCCGCTGCTGCTGCACTCGTCAAAGTCATTTTTGAGAAGCTAGCCGATGAAGCCTTCAAGAAATATGCTCGCTCTCAGAACATCCACTCGGAGCTCAAGCAATTGGGGAGCACGTTGTCCCAGATCCAAGCTCTGCTTAATGATGCCTCTCACAAGGAAATAACTGATGAATCTGTCAGACTATGGCTCAATAGTCTCCAACATCTGGCTTACGATATCGATGACGTACTTGATGAGGTGGCTACTGAAGCTATGCATCGTGAGCTGACCCCGGAATCAGAAGCAAGCACCAGCATGGTAAGAAAGCTCATCCCAACTTGCTGCACAAACTTCTCACTAAGTCATAGGTTGACTCCCAAGTTAGACAGTATTACCACCAAGTTACAACATCTAGAAAAACAAAATCCTGGTTTGATTGTGAAAGGTGAAAAGCCAAAAAATAACAACAGAGGAAACGAAACCTCCTTGCTAGAATCTGATGTCATTGGACGAGAAATTGAGAAAGAAAAATTGCTCAACAAGCTGTTGCAGGATGAGCCATCTAAGGAAAACTTCAGCGTCTTACCCATAGTCGGTATGGGTGGGGTTGGTAAGACCACTCTAGCTAGATTTTTGTACAATGATACACAAGTGAAGGGTCGGTTTGAACTCCACGCATGGGTTTGTGTCTCTGATGATTTTGATATCTCTAAGATAACCAAAACCATCTTTCAAGCTGTGTCCAACGAAAACAACAAGGAATTTGCTGATCTAAATCAGCTTCAAGTGGCTCTTAAAGAGAAACTTAAGGACAAACGGTTTCTACTAGTACTAGATGATGTGTGGCATGAAAACTTTAATGATTGGGAAAACCTAGTGCTCCCATTTCATTCAGGGGCTCGTGGAAGTAAGGTAATCATGACATCCCGCAAGGAGCAATTGCTTAAGATGCTAGGTTTTGATAATCTAGACCATCTTGAGACTTTGTCATCTGAAGATGCTTTGTCTTTATTTGCTTTACATGCACTGGGCGTAGACAACTTTGATTCACACCCAACACTCAGACCAAAGGGTGAGCGTATTGTGGAAAAGTGTGGTCGTTTGCCTTTGGCTTTAAAGGCAATTGGAAGGCTGTTGAGAGCTAAAACAGATGAAGAAAAATGGGATGAGGTGTTGAATAGTAAGATATGGGATTCAAAAAGTGTTGGTGATCTTTCTGCAGATTGGAAGGTGATTTTTCCTGCCCTTATGTTAAGCTACCATGAACTTTCAGCAAATTTGAAGCGGTTGTTTGCATATTGCTCCTTGTTTCCTAAGGACTTTTTGTTTGACAAAAAAGAGTTAGTCCTGTTGTGGCTGGCCGAAGGGTTTTTGTACAAATCAAATGCAGCCAACTCACCAGAACGCCTTGGTTATGAATATTTTGAAGAGTTGTTATCAAGGTCATTTTTTCAACAATCACCAAATGAGGAACCGTTATTTGTGATGCATGACCTGATGAATGATTTGGCCACATTTGTTGCCGGGGAGTTCTTTTCAAGGGATGACAATCGGATGGCGACAGAAGATTTAGCAAGGTACCGCCACATGTCATTTATTCGTGATGAATATGTAGCTTACCACAAGTTTGAGGCCTTCAAGAGAGCTAAAGGTTTGAGAACATTGTTAGCGGTATATGTTGGGGTGGAACAATGGTGGGACACGTTCTACTTATCGAGCAAGATTTTGGTTGACTTACTTCCTGAGTTACCGTTATTAAGGGTTCTTAGTTTGAGTCGTTTTAGTATAAGTGAGGTACCGAATTCCATTGGTAGTTTGAAGCACCTGAGGTATCTTAATCTATCTAAAACTGATATCAAAGAGTTGCCGGACAATGTTGGTAATCTTTATAATTTAGAAACATTGATAGTTTTTGGATGTAAGAGTTTGACCCAGTTGCCGAAAAGCTTTTTAAAGCTAAAAAAGTTGAGGCATTTTGACATGAGAGATACTCCATGTCTGAAAAAGTTGCCCTTGGGGATTGGTGAGTTGAAAAGCCTAcaaactctcactaaaattatgATTGAAGAACACGGTGGCTTTGCACTAACCGAGCTTAAGGGATTAAAGGATCTGCACGGGGAAATTTCCATCAAGGGGTTGAACAAAGTGCAAAGCTCAATGCATGCACGAGAGGCAAAGTTATCTTTAAAAGGGATTAATAAGTTAAAGTTGAAATGGAATGATGGTTCTGGAAGGGAAACAATTGAGAAGGAGGTTCTCAGTGAGTTAATGCCATGTAGTGATAAGTTGAAAATGCTCGAGGTTAAGTATTATAAGGGAACAGAGTTTCCGAATTGGGTTGGGGATCCGTCTTTTCATCAATTGGTTCATGTGTTGCTACGGGGTTGTAGAAAATGTACATCTCTACCGCTGCTTGGGCGGTTACCTTCACTTAAGGAGTTGTTGATTCAAGGAATGGATGATGTTAAAATCATCAGTTTGGAGTTAAGTAGGAGTACTGATGTTACCTTCCCttcacttgaaattctaaggtttGAAGATATGTCTAGTTGGAAGGTATGGTCAACCAATAGCGAGGTAATGTTTCCACGCCTTCGAGAGCTTCGAATAATCAAATGTCCCAATTTGAGTGATGTCTCACTTGAAGCATTACCTTCGCTAAGAGTTTTGAAGATAGAGGGATGTGGTGAAAGTGTGCTGAGAAGTCTGGTTAAAGCAGCTTCATCTACCACTAAACTGGAAATAGGATCAATTTTAGGGCTTACGGATGAGGTATGGAGAGGTGTCATCGTGAATTTTGGGGCGGTTGAAGAGCTATGCATACAAAAATGTGATGAGATAAGATACCTATGGGAATCAGATGCAGAGGCAAGTAAAGTTCTTGTAAATTTAAAGGAATTGGAGGTATCTCGATGTAAAAAATTGGTGAGTTTAGGAGAGAAAGAGGAGGACGAGGATAACACTGGGAGCGATCTCTTATCATCTCTTAAGAAGTTGTATATAAAGTTTTGTGAAAGTATGGAGCGTTTGTGTTGTCCAAATAGCATTGAGAGTTTGGTGATCCAGTGGTGCAGTTCAGTTAGAGATGTCTCCTTCCCaagagcaacaacaacaggtgGAGGAGGAGGGCAGAATCTCAAGTCACTTACTATAGATATATATAGTTGTGGAAATCTAAAATCAATAAATCAATTGAGTACCTCCACTCACCTCACCTCTTTGTCAATAAAAGAATGTAAAAACATGGAGTTATTTTCTGATCTTCATCAGCTATCAAATCTCACCTCGTTGTACATACAACGTTGTAAAAGCATAGAGTCATTTTCTGACCTTGAGCTATCAAACCTCACCAGGTTGGGAATAGCTTGGTGTGAAAGCATAGAGTCATTTCCTAACCTCCAGCTTCCAAATCTCACAGATCTGGCCATAGTACGTTGCAAAAACATGAAGGCATTTGGTGATCTGCAGCTACCAAATCTAATCAGGTGGAGGATAGATGATTGTGAAAATCTGGAGTCGTTTCCTGACCTTCAGCTATCAAAACTCACCATGTTAAAAGAGATGGATATCAGGAGTTGTCCAATGATTGATGCTTCCTTTCCTCGTGGGCTTTGGCCTCCCAAATTGGTTACGC